One Paracoccaceae bacterium genomic region harbors:
- a CDS encoding FAD-dependent oxidoreductase, giving the protein MRLNRRLFMGTTLSAGAALAAPAVLGQGKPRVVVIGGGAGGATAARYLAADSAGAIEVTLVEANPVYTTCFFSNLYLGGFHAFEDLQHGYERLAAGGVTVVNDLATGVDRDARTVTLAGGQVLPWDRLVLSPGIDFAEGAVPGWSTADAEVMPHAYKAGPQTQLLKAQVEAMPQGGVFAMVAPPNPYRCPPGPYERISMVAHVLKGRNPTAKIMVLDPKENFSKKALFEEGWGRHYPGMVEWIGPDFGGGKVEVRPATMEVVVDGEVTKVDCCNVIPGQRAGAIAAAAGVTADSGWAPVEPDSMRSKADGNVWVLGDASAQGDMPKSGFSANSQAKVAAMAIRGELTGSRVFPARYTNTCWSLIAPEDGVKVGAAYEPTPEKIASVSSFISQTGEDAALRRATYEESLGWYAGITADMFG; this is encoded by the coding sequence ATGAGACTGAACCGCCGTCTGTTTATGGGTACGACGCTGTCGGCCGGCGCGGCGCTGGCCGCGCCGGCGGTGCTGGGCCAGGGCAAGCCCCGGGTCGTGGTGATCGGCGGGGGCGCGGGGGGTGCGACCGCGGCGCGCTATCTGGCCGCCGACAGCGCCGGGGCGATCGAGGTGACGCTGGTCGAGGCGAACCCGGTCTACACGACCTGCTTCTTCTCGAACCTCTATCTCGGGGGGTTCCATGCCTTCGAGGACCTGCAGCACGGCTATGAGCGTCTGGCGGCGGGGGGCGTGACGGTGGTCAACGACCTGGCGACCGGGGTGGACCGCGACGCGCGGACGGTGACGCTGGCGGGGGGCCAGGTGCTGCCCTGGGACCGGCTGGTGCTGTCGCCGGGGATCGACTTTGCCGAGGGCGCGGTGCCGGGCTGGAGCACGGCGGATGCCGAGGTGATGCCGCATGCCTACAAGGCCGGGCCGCAGACGCAGCTGCTGAAGGCGCAGGTCGAGGCGATGCCGCAGGGCGGGGTCTTCGCGATGGTGGCGCCGCCCAACCCCTACCGCTGCCCGCCGGGCCCCTACGAGCGGATCAGCATGGTGGCGCATGTGCTGAAGGGGCGGAACCCGACGGCCAAGATCATGGTGCTGGACCCGAAGGAGAACTTCTCGAAGAAGGCGCTGTTCGAGGAGGGCTGGGGGCGGCACTACCCGGGCATGGTGGAATGGATCGGCCCGGACTTCGGCGGCGGCAAGGTCGAGGTGCGTCCGGCCACGATGGAGGTCGTGGTGGATGGCGAGGTGACGAAGGTGGACTGCTGCAACGTGATCCCCGGGCAGCGCGCCGGGGCGATCGCGGCGGCGGCGGGGGTGACGGCGGACAGCGGCTGGGCGCCGGTGGAACCCGACAGCATGCGGTCGAAGGCGGACGGCAATGTCTGGGTGCTGGGCGATGCCTCGGCGCAGGGCGACATGCCGAAGTCGGGCTTCTCGGCCAACAGCCAGGCCAAGGTGGCGGCGATGGCGATCCGGGGCGAGCTGACCGGCAGCCGGGTGTTCCCGGCGCGCTACACCAACACCTGCTGGTCGCTGATCGCGCCCGAGGACGGGGTGAAGGTGGGCGCGGCCTACGAACCCACCCCGGAAAAGATCGCCAGCGTCTCGAGCTTCATCAGCCAGACCGGCGAGGACGCCGCCCTGCGCCGCGCCACCTACGAGGAAAGCCTCGGCTGGTACGCAGGCATCACCGCCGACATGTTCGGCTGA
- a CDS encoding extracellular solute-binding protein, whose translation MRTTTSALALLAALAAPAAGQDLNALVWCDHTDPALIAPFEAKHGVKVNLKEYEGTGAALSIIEQSRPGDWDVLVIDGIDVPRAVGLGILAPLPVEQLPYDTLFPELVMAENHVIDGQTWAISEKFGYNTVSFNKQKVTQADLADMTRLWSGAFAGRLAVYDYYLPVMGMVAAGLGLKTAELSAADLPAIEEALLKLKDSAASVGEVVASQTAIATGEVDILVGGGEWVTAGLTAENPDLDWMIPDQGAVRWSQSIGVFATSEKKDLAVEFVKHVLSPEGQAALATSSCYWAMPANAAAGTVLSDDQKRALRWDDQAAYLARAQLYPAPDAELDALMQDVWTRFLAR comes from the coding sequence ATGAGAACGACGACCTCCGCGCTCGCCCTTCTGGCGGCGCTTGCCGCGCCCGCCGCCGGGCAGGACCTGAACGCACTGGTGTGGTGCGACCATACGGACCCCGCGCTGATCGCGCCCTTCGAGGCGAAGCACGGCGTGAAGGTGAACCTGAAGGAATACGAAGGCACGGGCGCGGCGCTGTCGATCATCGAACAGTCGCGGCCGGGCGACTGGGACGTGCTGGTGATCGACGGCATCGACGTGCCGCGTGCGGTGGGGCTGGGCATCCTGGCGCCGCTGCCGGTGGAGCAGTTGCCCTATGACACGCTGTTCCCCGAACTGGTGATGGCCGAGAACCATGTCATCGACGGCCAGACCTGGGCGATCTCGGAGAAGTTCGGCTACAACACGGTGTCCTTCAACAAGCAGAAGGTGACGCAGGCCGACCTTGCCGACATGACGCGGCTGTGGTCGGGCGCGTTTGCCGGGCGGCTGGCGGTCTATGACTACTACCTGCCGGTGATGGGGATGGTCGCCGCCGGGCTTGGGCTGAAGACGGCCGAGCTGAGCGCCGCCGACCTGCCCGCGATCGAGGAGGCGCTGCTGAAGCTGAAGGACAGCGCGGCATCGGTGGGCGAGGTCGTGGCCAGCCAGACGGCCATCGCGACGGGCGAGGTTGATATCCTGGTGGGCGGCGGCGAGTGGGTGACCGCCGGCCTGACGGCCGAGAACCCCGATCTGGACTGGATGATCCCCGATCAGGGCGCGGTGCGGTGGTCGCAGTCGATCGGGGTGTTCGCCACGTCGGAGAAGAAGGACCTGGCGGTCGAGTTCGTGAAGCATGTGCTGTCACCCGAGGGTCAGGCGGCGCTGGCCACGTCGTCGTGCTACTGGGCGATGCCGGCCAACGCGGCGGCGGGCACGGTGCTGAGCGATGACCAGAAACGGGCGCTGCGCTGGGACGACCAGGCGGCCTATCTGGCGCGGGCGCAGCTTTACCCCGCGCCGGACGCCGAGCTTGACGCGCTGATGCAGGATGTCTGGACGCGGTTCCTTGCGCGATAG
- a CDS encoding ABC transporter substrate-binding protein — protein MLRPLITSATLATLLASGVSAETLRYATARDVYGLDPHAVTDSFTNIFTHHIYEPLVRYDADLNIEPALATRWEMIEPNRIRFFLREGVTFHGGEALDADDVAISLMRAVDPKSPLRGNLPGLKAVEKVDDLTVDLVMEGPTPLLNNYLTNIFVLDSGWLETHGATAPIDASRGEEGHTTNNANGTGPFRLESRRPDALNVLVANETWWDTPQHNLTRIEHSPIASAATRVAALLSGEIDLIEPAPLQDAARIDAAPGVRMLENPGLRSIMMGFNMGPALNDGNVEGNPLADLRVRQAIYHAINMDLIRDRIMRGKSRVTGSLIAPEVKGFTDAMDERLPFDQDKARALLAEAGYADGFAFNLNCPNDRYVNDEGICQAMAAMLSQVGLEPRLVTEPRQIHFQKVDERKVDMFMLGWATLPMLDGFSVLSAMLATPGGEYGTFTPSGYSNPRVDELTRAVAVEIDEEKRQAMMIEALMLAKADIAWLPVHQQPLSWAASDKVEVPQAADDLVRLWYARVNP, from the coding sequence ATGCTGCGCCCACTGATCACTTCCGCCACGCTCGCGACGCTTCTTGCGTCGGGGGTCAGCGCCGAGACGCTGCGCTATGCCACCGCGCGCGATGTCTACGGGCTCGATCCCCATGCGGTGACCGACAGCTTCACCAACATCTTCACGCATCACATCTACGAACCGCTGGTGCGCTACGACGCCGACCTGAACATCGAGCCCGCACTCGCCACCCGCTGGGAAATGATCGAGCCGAACCGCATCCGGTTCTTCCTGCGCGAGGGCGTCACCTTCCACGGCGGCGAGGCGCTCGACGCCGATGACGTGGCGATCTCGCTGATGCGCGCCGTCGATCCCAAATCGCCGCTGCGCGGCAACCTGCCCGGCCTCAAGGCGGTAGAAAAGGTCGACGACCTGACGGTCGACCTGGTGATGGAGGGGCCGACGCCGCTCCTGAACAACTACCTGACGAACATCTTCGTGCTGGATTCCGGCTGGCTGGAAACCCATGGCGCGACCGCCCCCATCGACGCCAGTCGCGGCGAGGAGGGCCATACCACCAACAACGCCAACGGCACCGGCCCCTTCCGTCTGGAAAGCCGCCGCCCCGATGCGCTGAACGTCCTGGTCGCCAACGAGACCTGGTGGGACACGCCGCAGCACAACCTGACCCGCATCGAGCATTCGCCGATCGCCTCGGCCGCCACCCGCGTCGCGGCGCTCCTGTCCGGCGAGATCGACCTGATCGAGCCCGCGCCGCTGCAGGATGCCGCGCGCATCGACGCCGCCCCCGGCGTGCGGATGCTGGAAAACCCCGGCCTGCGCAGCATCATGATGGGCTTCAACATGGGCCCCGCGCTGAACGACGGCAATGTCGAGGGCAACCCGCTGGCTGACCTCCGGGTGCGCCAGGCGATCTACCACGCCATCAACATGGACCTGATCCGCGACCGCATCATGCGCGGCAAGTCGCGGGTCACCGGTTCGCTGATCGCGCCCGAGGTCAAGGGCTTCACCGACGCGATGGACGAACGCCTGCCCTTCGACCAGGACAAGGCGCGCGCGCTGCTGGCCGAGGCGGGCTATGCCGACGGCTTCGCCTTCAACCTGAACTGCCCGAACGACCGCTACGTGAACGACGAGGGCATCTGCCAGGCCATGGCGGCGATGCTCAGCCAGGTCGGGCTGGAACCCCGCCTCGTGACCGAACCGCGCCAGATCCACTTCCAGAAGGTCGATGAACGCAAGGTCGACATGTTCATGCTGGGCTGGGCCACGCTGCCCATGCTCGACGGCTTCTCGGTGCTCTCGGCGATGCTCGCCACCCCCGGTGGCGAATACGGCACCTTCACCCCCTCGGGCTATTCCAACCCCAGGGTCGATGAACTGACCCGCGCCGTCGCGGTCGAGATCGACGAGGAAAAGCGCCAGGCGATGATGATCGAGGCGCTGATGCTCGCCAAGGCCGACATCGCATGGCTGCCCGTCCACCAGCAGCCGCTGTCCTGGGCCGCCAGCGACAAGGTCGAGGTGCCGCAGGCCGCCGACGATCTGGTCCGCCTGTGGTATGCACGGGTAAACCCCTGA
- a CDS encoding helix-turn-helix transcriptional regulator, with protein sequence MRQPPHAGRAIVPLEGPLEDDSVAGLVDRAEHAAGFLKALGHEGRLMILCHLISGAKSVTELENLLDQRQAAVSQQLARLRLEGLVQARRDGQAIFYSILDPKVRETVALLARLYCKPA encoded by the coding sequence ATGCGGCAACCGCCGCACGCCGGGAGGGCGATCGTGCCGCTGGAGGGACCGCTGGAGGACGATTCCGTCGCCGGGCTGGTGGATAGGGCCGAGCATGCCGCGGGGTTCCTGAAGGCGCTGGGGCACGAGGGTCGGCTGATGATCCTGTGCCACCTGATCTCGGGCGCGAAGAGCGTGACCGAGCTTGAGAACCTGCTGGACCAGCGGCAGGCGGCGGTCAGCCAGCAGCTTGCCCGGCTGCGGCTGGAGGGGCTGGTACAGGCGCGGCGCGATGGCCAGGCGATCTTCTATTCGATCCTCGATCCGAAGGTGCGCGAGACCGTGGCGCTGCTGGCGAGGCTGTACTGCAAACCGGCGTGA
- a CDS encoding GntR family transcriptional regulator, whose protein sequence is MSETETMGEAPHTAIYNRIWQSIAERKLKPGTRLKEEQLAEIFSVSRARVRQALAALERDGLVTLVPNRGAFVSQPSIEEARDIFFARRTIEARLVERLCAAPAPEAIARLRAHVAEERAAGLRGDTKACVRLSGGFHLLVGELAGSPYLWDVLRDLVSRTSLIVAMYQTRSQAECGPDEHDGIVTAIAAGDAARARHLMDHHIDHLEGQLDLTGADDGPTDLREMLL, encoded by the coding sequence ATGAGCGAAACCGAAACCATGGGCGAGGCGCCGCATACGGCGATCTACAACCGGATCTGGCAGTCGATCGCCGAGCGGAAGCTGAAGCCGGGCACCCGACTCAAGGAAGAGCAGCTGGCCGAGATCTTTTCGGTCAGCCGGGCCCGGGTGCGGCAGGCGCTTGCCGCACTCGAGCGCGACGGGCTGGTGACGCTGGTGCCGAACCGGGGCGCCTTCGTGTCGCAGCCCTCGATCGAGGAGGCGCGCGACATCTTCTTTGCACGGCGCACCATCGAGGCGCGGCTGGTCGAGCGGCTGTGCGCCGCACCCGCGCCCGAGGCCATCGCGCGGCTGCGCGCCCATGTGGCCGAGGAACGCGCGGCGGGGCTGCGCGGCGACACCAAGGCCTGCGTGCGGCTGTCCGGGGGGTTTCACCTTCTGGTGGGGGAACTGGCGGGATCGCCCTATCTGTGGGACGTGCTGCGTGACCTGGTATCACGCACCTCGCTGATCGTCGCCATGTACCAGACCCGCAGCCAGGCCGAATGCGGCCCGGACGAACACGACGGCATCGTGACGGCCATCGCGGCGGGCGACGCGGCGCGGGCGCGGCACCTGATGGACCATCATATCGACCATCTGGAGGGGCAGCTTGACCTGACGGGGGCCGACGACGGCCCGACCGACCTGCGCGAGATGCTGCTGTGA
- a CDS encoding ABC transporter permease, with protein sequence MLGFLIRRIVQSVFVMLAVALIAFMMFRFMGDPVNSMVAENASTEERDAVRERLGLDQPLYVQYGRFVVRAAQGDFGLSWRNARPVSTLLAERFPATAELVLVAAGLSLLLGIPLGILTALRPRSLSTQTLQFISLVGISLPTFVTGILLILVFSVWLGWLPSFGRGTVIDIGWWSTGFLTVSGLKALILPSVMLCLFQLTLIMRLVRAEMMEVLRTDYIKFARARGLSDRSIHFRHALKNTLIPVITIFGLQLGGLIAFAIITETVFQWPGMGALFIQAVSFGDVPVMAAYLVLVSLIFVVINTTVDLLYAVLDPRLRVEGTRAAH encoded by the coding sequence ATGCTCGGCTTTCTGATCCGCCGCATCGTCCAGTCGGTCTTCGTGATGCTTGCCGTCGCGCTGATCGCCTTCATGATGTTCCGCTTCATGGGCGACCCCGTGAACTCGATGGTGGCCGAGAACGCCAGCACCGAGGAACGCGACGCCGTGCGCGAAAGGCTGGGCCTCGACCAGCCGCTCTACGTGCAGTACGGGCGCTTCGTGGTCCGCGCCGCGCAGGGCGATTTCGGCCTGTCCTGGCGCAACGCCCGCCCGGTGTCGACCCTGCTGGCCGAACGGTTCCCGGCGACCGCCGAACTCGTCCTGGTGGCGGCGGGGCTGTCGCTGCTCCTCGGCATCCCGCTGGGCATCCTGACGGCGCTGCGACCGCGCAGCCTGTCAACCCAGACGCTGCAATTCATCTCGCTCGTCGGCATCTCGCTGCCCACCTTCGTCACCGGCATCCTGCTGATCCTGGTGTTTTCGGTCTGGCTCGGATGGCTGCCGTCCTTCGGGCGCGGCACCGTGATCGACATCGGATGGTGGTCCACCGGGTTCCTCACCGTCTCGGGGCTCAAGGCGCTGATCCTGCCCTCGGTCATGCTCTGCCTGTTCCAGCTGACCCTGATCATGCGCCTTGTCCGGGCCGAGATGATGGAGGTGCTGCGCACCGACTACATCAAGTTCGCCCGCGCCCGCGGCCTGTCCGACCGCTCGATCCACTTTCGCCATGCGCTGAAGAACACCCTGATCCCGGTGATCACGATCTTCGGGCTTCAGCTTGGCGGACTGATCGCCTTCGCGATCATCACCGAAACGGTGTTCCAGTGGCCGGGGATGGGCGCCCTGTTCATCCAGGCCGTCAGCTTCGGCGACGTGCCGGTGATGGCCGCCTATCTGGTGCTCGTCAGCCTGATCTTCGTCGT
- a CDS encoding amidohydrolase family protein, with protein MHDLVLCCATVVTVDPSRRVLEDGWIAVDGDRIAALGTGPAPAARRRIDRPGLIALPGLIDAHSHAGHGLVRAAGDGDGDLWFRICADIYAGVATPEFWRAEAQLAQLERIQSGVTTAMTLLGGGADVMRTDTAEAGDAHCAVTRASGLRTILAVGPGRLPFPLHFGPDRRAVSFDTQMAVSADLIARHDDVLAERTGVALTMPVYTAEHLAAHDAEIRAMSRAVRAMQDATGVILTQDGHRSGSVAVAQDLGILSPRAALGHSIDLTPEDFAALRATGASIIHNPSAIMSISGRCPVPELIEAGINVCIASDAGAPDRGHDMFRHMAQAMHYHRRHFRDAAVLPEGKVLEMCTIDAARAIGLERDLGSIEPGKKADIVLLDGRRPHLWPPVMALNRITHFAGAADVDTVVVDGRVIMEARQVATLDADAVLETARAEADRVFAMAGHDAARAEGADLWGRASRHKGAFRAAGSTE; from the coding sequence GTGCATGACCTGGTGCTGTGCTGTGCGACGGTCGTTACGGTCGATCCGTCGCGGCGGGTGCTGGAGGACGGCTGGATCGCGGTGGACGGCGACCGGATCGCGGCCCTGGGCACCGGCCCGGCCCCTGCCGCGCGCCGCCGGATCGACCGGCCCGGGCTGATCGCCCTGCCCGGCCTGATCGACGCGCATTCCCACGCGGGCCACGGGCTTGTCCGGGCGGCGGGGGATGGCGACGGCGACCTGTGGTTCCGCATCTGCGCCGACATCTACGCGGGCGTGGCGACGCCCGAATTCTGGCGGGCCGAGGCGCAGCTGGCGCAGCTGGAGCGTATCCAGTCGGGCGTGACGACGGCGATGACGCTGCTGGGCGGCGGCGCCGACGTGATGCGGACCGACACCGCCGAGGCGGGCGACGCGCATTGCGCGGTGACACGGGCATCCGGCCTGCGCACGATCCTTGCGGTCGGGCCGGGGCGCCTGCCGTTCCCGCTGCATTTCGGGCCGGACCGGCGCGCGGTGTCCTTCGACACGCAGATGGCGGTGTCGGCCGACCTGATCGCGCGGCACGACGACGTGCTGGCGGAACGGACCGGCGTGGCGCTGACCATGCCGGTCTATACGGCCGAGCACCTGGCGGCGCATGACGCCGAGATCCGCGCGATGTCGCGGGCGGTGCGGGCCATGCAGGACGCCACCGGCGTGATCCTGACGCAGGACGGGCACCGGTCGGGATCGGTGGCCGTGGCGCAGGATCTGGGCATCCTGTCGCCGCGCGCGGCGCTTGGCCACAGCATCGACCTGACGCCCGAGGATTTCGCCGCGCTGCGCGCAACCGGCGCCAGCATCATCCACAACCCCTCGGCCATCATGTCGATCAGCGGGCGCTGCCCGGTGCCCGAACTGATCGAGGCGGGCATCAACGTCTGCATCGCGTCGGATGCCGGGGCGCCGGACCGGGGGCATGACATGTTCCGCCACATGGCGCAGGCCATGCACTACCACCGCCGCCATTTCCGCGATGCCGCCGTGCTGCCCGAGGGCAAGGTGCTGGAGATGTGCACGATCGACGCGGCGCGCGCGATCGGGCTCGAGCGCGACCTCGGCTCGATCGAGCCGGGCAAGAAGGCCGATATCGTGCTGCTGGACGGGCGCAGGCCGCACCTGTGGCCGCCGGTCATGGCGCTGAACCGGATCACGCATTTCGCCGGGGCGGCGGATGTGGACACGGTCGTGGTGGACGGCCGGGTGATCATGGAGGCGCGGCAGGTCGCGACGCTGGACGCGGATGCGGTGCTGGAAACCGCCCGGGCCGAGGCCGACCGCGTGTTCGCCATGGCGGGCCATGACGCCGCGCGGGCCGAGGGCGCCGACCTCTGGGGCCGCGCCAGCCGGCACAAGGGCGCGTTCCGCGCCGCCGGATCGACGGAATAG
- a CDS encoding YeeE/YedE family protein yields MDGLSFGVLAALVGLGAGLALGLAARLGDFCTLGALETAVWGQDQRRLRLWGVVLAVAILGTQAGAAAGLIDLGGTFYHDIAWDPLASIAGGLVFGYGMAMAGNCGFGALVRFGGGDLRSLVVVVVMGLFGFIALSGPLAPLRIALFPQETATAPQGIAATLALAGVPAMAGAAAIALGLLAWALSHAPLRARPHMIGWGVVAGLAVAGAMAGTTWVAEQSLGAIAVEGPSFTAPVGRTLMFLMTSTAGGITFSVGSVAGVMLGALIGSTMRGMFRWEACEDPRELGRQVGGAALMGVGGVVAMGCSVGQGVTGFATLAWSGPVTLAAIAVGALVGLRRLIAGFQPQ; encoded by the coding sequence ATGGATGGACTGTCCTTCGGGGTGCTGGCGGCACTGGTGGGCCTCGGGGCCGGGCTGGCACTGGGGCTGGCGGCGCGGCTGGGTGATTTCTGCACGCTGGGCGCGCTGGAAACCGCCGTCTGGGGGCAGGACCAGCGGCGCCTGCGGCTGTGGGGGGTGGTTCTGGCGGTGGCGATCCTGGGCACGCAGGCCGGCGCGGCCGCGGGGCTGATCGACCTGGGCGGCACGTTCTATCATGACATCGCCTGGGACCCGCTGGCCAGCATCGCGGGCGGGCTGGTGTTCGGCTATGGCATGGCGATGGCGGGGAACTGCGGCTTTGGCGCGCTGGTGCGCTTTGGCGGCGGCGACCTGCGGTCGCTGGTGGTCGTGGTGGTGATGGGACTGTTCGGCTTCATCGCACTGTCGGGGCCGCTGGCGCCGCTGCGCATCGCCCTGTTCCCGCAGGAGACGGCCACGGCGCCGCAGGGCATCGCCGCGACGCTGGCGCTGGCCGGGGTGCCCGCGATGGCGGGGGCGGCGGCCATCGCGCTGGGGCTGCTGGCCTGGGCGCTGTCGCATGCGCCGCTGCGCGCGCGGCCGCACATGATCGGATGGGGTGTCGTGGCGGGGCTGGCGGTGGCGGGCGCGATGGCGGGCACCACCTGGGTGGCCGAGCAGAGCCTTGGCGCCATCGCGGTCGAGGGGCCGAGCTTTACCGCGCCCGTCGGGCGCACGCTGATGTTCCTGATGACCTCGACCGCCGGGGGGATCACCTTTTCGGTAGGATCGGTGGCGGGCGTGATGCTGGGCGCGCTGATCGGATCGACGATGCGCGGCATGTTCCGCTGGGAAGCCTGCGAGGACCCGCGGGAACTGGGCCGCCAGGTGGGCGGCGCGGCGCTGATGGGCGTGGGCGGCGTGGTCGCGATGGGCTGTTCGGTGGGCCAGGGGGTGACGGGCTTTGCCACGCTGGCCTGGTCGGGGCCGGTCACGCTGGCGGCGATTGCGGTGGGCGCGCTGGTCGGGCTGCGGCGGCTGATCGCGGGTTTCCAGCCGCAGTAG
- a CDS encoding LysR family transcriptional regulator → MPAPGLSDADLRHLRTFAGVAAAGGFAQATVTLGLSLSTISGQVKALEDRLGLTLCARGRAGFRLTEAGRTVLAEARTLIAASDGFAARVAGLRDRLAGPVRIGMLDATLTDPAARLTEAVAAFAAAAPEAELTLVARPPDELLRAVSEATLDAAVGSFPRVALGLDYADLYRERQQFHAGAGHPLFATPDAEIDFEAVRRHRIVARSYWGARDVKAFAGTRVGAVVDGMEAEAVLILSGGFLGYLPVHYAAPHVAAGRMRAIAPARFAYTAPFQLAWRPDRAALPRVAALLRAILLAHGRAVPPSLAAGGRATAAGNPRSAAAARPARPPQSPPA, encoded by the coding sequence ATGCCCGCGCCCGGCCTTTCGGATGCCGACCTGCGCCACCTGCGCACCTTTGCCGGGGTAGCGGCGGCGGGCGGTTTCGCGCAGGCCACGGTGACGCTGGGCCTTTCGCTGTCCACGATCTCGGGGCAGGTCAAGGCGCTGGAAGACAGGCTTGGCCTGACGCTCTGCGCCCGCGGCCGCGCCGGTTTCCGGCTGACCGAGGCGGGCCGGACGGTCCTGGCCGAGGCCCGCACGCTGATCGCCGCCTCTGACGGTTTCGCGGCCCGGGTCGCCGGCCTGCGCGACCGGCTGGCGGGGCCGGTGCGCATCGGCATGCTCGATGCGACCCTGACCGATCCTGCCGCCCGGCTGACCGAGGCGGTCGCGGCCTTTGCCGCCGCCGCGCCCGAGGCCGAGCTGACGCTGGTCGCGCGCCCGCCCGACGAACTTCTGCGCGCCGTCAGCGAGGCGACGCTCGACGCGGCCGTGGGCAGCTTTCCCCGCGTGGCGCTGGGCCTCGACTATGCCGATCTCTACCGCGAACGGCAGCAGTTCCACGCCGGTGCCGGGCATCCGCTGTTCGCAACCCCCGATGCCGAGATCGACTTCGAGGCGGTGCGCCGCCACCGCATCGTCGCCCGCAGCTACTGGGGCGCCCGCGACGTCAAGGCCTTCGCGGGCACCCGCGTGGGCGCCGTCGTCGACGGGATGGAGGCCGAGGCGGTCCTGATCCTGTCGGGCGGGTTCCTGGGCTACCTGCCGGTTCACTACGCCGCGCCGCATGTGGCAGCGGGCCGGATGCGGGCCATCGCCCCCGCCCGCTTCGCCTATACCGCCCCGTTCCAGCTGGCCTGGCGCCCCGACCGCGCCGCCCTGCCGCGCGTCGCGGCGCTGCTGCGCGCGATCCTGCTCGCCCACGGCCGCGCCGTTCCGCCGTCGCTGGCGGCGGGCGGCCGCGCTACTGCGGCTGGAAACCCGCGATCAGCCGCCGCAGCCCGACCAGCGCGCCCACCGCAATCGCCGCCAGCGTGA
- a CDS encoding c-type cytochrome encodes MIAALRPGMLALAVSAAPVSAEGFGDVLRGGDVFERECGACHEIGSGASNRVGPHLNDLFGRRAGSVAFRYSASLSRMGADGLVWTLETLDAYVENPRTLVSGTRMSYRGLKDAGRRADLMAYLRSATASPADIPESAPTARPTMPNLPPAVLAIVGDADYGEYLSSECTTCHLRDGGDAGIPAITGWPEEDFVVAMHAYRQKLRPHPVMQMMAGRLSDEEIAALAAYFAKLE; translated from the coding sequence ATGATTGCGGCCCTTCGACCTGGCATGCTGGCCCTGGCGGTGTCCGCTGCCCCGGTTTCGGCCGAAGGCTTTGGCGATGTTCTTCGCGGTGGCGATGTTTTTGAACGGGAGTGCGGTGCGTGTCATGAGATCGGGTCCGGGGCGTCGAACCGTGTGGGTCCGCATCTGAACGATCTTTTCGGGCGTCGGGCGGGGAGCGTGGCGTTCCGCTATTCGGCGTCGCTGTCGCGGATGGGGGCGGATGGCCTGGTCTGGACGCTGGAGACGCTGGACGCCTATGTGGAGAACCCGCGGACGCTGGTGTCGGGCACGCGGATGAGCTACCGGGGGCTGAAGGACGCGGGGCGCCGGGCGGACCTGATGGCCTATCTGCGCAGCGCCACGGCCTCGCCGGCCGACATTCCGGAATCGGCGCCGACGGCGCGGCCGACGATGCCGAACCTGCCGCCGGCGGTCCTGGCGATCGTGGGGGATGCGGATTACGGGGAATACCTGTCGTCGGAATGCACGACCTGCCACCTGCGCGACGGCGGCGATGCGGGGATTCCGGCGATCACCGGCTGGCCTGAGGAGGATTTCGTGGTGGCGATGCATGCCTACCGGCAGAAGCTGCGGCCGCATCCGGTGATGCAGATGATGGCGGGTCGGCTGTCGGACGAGGAGATCGCGGCGCTGGCCGCCTATTTCGCGAAGCTCGAGTGA
- a CDS encoding gluconokinase yields MRHVVVMGVCGCGKSTLGAALARHLGAVFLEGDDLHPPGNRARMAAGIPLTDADRAPWLAALADRLAVSPGPVVLSCSALRRTYRDRLSAAGPLVFVHLAPPVAVLRDRMALRQDHFMPPALLDSQLATLEPLMPDERGFTLTSAEPPDRLAAAALAALAG; encoded by the coding sequence ATGCGGCATGTGGTGGTGATGGGCGTCTGCGGCTGCGGCAAGTCCACCCTCGGCGCCGCGCTGGCCCGCCATCTCGGCGCGGTGTTCCTCGAGGGCGACGACCTGCATCCGCCCGGAAACCGCGCGCGGATGGCGGCGGGCATTCCGCTGACCGATGCCGACCGCGCACCCTGGCTGGCCGCGCTGGCCGACCGTCTGGCGGTATCGCCCGGCCCGGTCGTGCTGTCCTGTTCGGCGCTGCGCCGGACCTACCGCGACCGGCTGAGCGCCGCAGGACCGCTGGTCTTCGTGCATCTCGCGCCGCCCGTCGCGGTGCTGCGCGACCGGATGGCGCTGCGGCAGGACCATTTCATGCCGCCCGCGCTGCTGGACAGCCAGCTTGCCACGCTGGAGCCCCTGATGCCCGACGAGCGCGGCTTCACCCTGACCTCGGCCGAGCCGCCCGACCGGCTTGCCGCCGCCGCGCTGGCCGCCCTGGCGGGCTGA